The proteins below come from a single Parageobacillus thermoglucosidasius genomic window:
- a CDS encoding ethanolamine ammonia-lyase reactivating factor EutA codes for MSKVESQSMISVGIDIGTSTTKFIVSHLKYAKVSSHFSLPRYEIVERKIVYESPMFSTPLKEKRDEIDLKTLALWLEEQYKKAGVTVSEVKSGAVIITGETATKKNAENILHYLAEKAGDFVVAIAGAGLEALLAGKGSGAFLRSKEVKGTVANIDIGGGTANVALFRRGKVLGTITYHVGGRLIELDQNGEITFISPSIQPWLQSKNFRLQVKKKICFKEMQQIVQEMCKEMLDSLTGQKPIRSDDSLIHSTSFQVIPPIDEVMISGGIGQLLGKEAPATIYDTVVYGDIGPLLAHEVVKAVENCSLKLIKATQTSRATVIGAGMQSTEISGATIHVAPSRLPIRNLPIMMIELNEEQIKNGDCVYEQIKNAMIEWKQYFQEEQEIPFAVCIRGISYCSYAGLKEVAKILFSLYEQYFPRNLVLVVVCENDIAKALGQLLVLQSKNKVDIISIDQVVVEQGDYIDIGETINQSMVPVVIKTLAFMKN; via the coding sequence GTGAGTAAAGTGGAAAGTCAATCGATGATTAGTGTGGGAATCGATATCGGAACAAGTACGACAAAATTTATTGTCAGTCATTTGAAATATGCAAAAGTATCCAGTCATTTTTCATTGCCTCGCTATGAAATAGTTGAAAGAAAGATTGTGTATGAAAGTCCTATGTTCTCAACGCCGTTAAAAGAGAAACGGGATGAAATTGATTTGAAAACTCTCGCGTTATGGCTTGAAGAGCAATATAAAAAGGCAGGAGTGACTGTATCAGAAGTAAAATCTGGCGCTGTGATCATAACCGGCGAAACCGCGACGAAAAAAAATGCAGAGAACATTTTACATTATTTAGCTGAAAAAGCGGGTGATTTTGTAGTTGCTATTGCTGGTGCTGGTTTGGAAGCATTGCTTGCCGGCAAAGGATCTGGTGCTTTTTTGCGATCTAAAGAAGTGAAAGGAACGGTTGCTAACATTGATATTGGGGGTGGAACGGCGAATGTTGCCCTTTTTCGGAGAGGGAAGGTATTAGGTACCATTACTTATCATGTTGGCGGAAGATTAATCGAATTAGATCAGAATGGCGAAATTACGTTTATATCCCCATCCATTCAGCCATGGTTACAGTCGAAAAATTTTCGACTGCAGGTGAAGAAAAAAATTTGTTTTAAAGAAATGCAGCAGATTGTCCAGGAAATGTGCAAAGAGATGCTGGATTCGCTAACAGGTCAGAAACCGATTCGGTCGGATGATTCGCTAATTCACAGCACGAGCTTTCAGGTGATTCCGCCTATCGATGAAGTGATGATTTCTGGAGGAATTGGCCAGTTGCTCGGCAAAGAAGCTCCTGCAACGATCTACGACACGGTTGTCTATGGAGATATCGGTCCGCTTCTTGCACACGAAGTAGTTAAGGCGGTTGAAAATTGTTCATTAAAACTAATAAAAGCAACGCAAACATCTCGGGCAACAGTAATCGGGGCTGGAATGCAAAGCACGGAAATTAGTGGAGCTACTATACATGTTGCCCCGTCACGTCTCCCGATCCGCAATTTGCCAATTATGATGATTGAGCTAAACGAGGAACAGATAAAAAACGGTGATTGTGTGTATGAGCAAATCAAGAATGCGATGATCGAGTGGAAGCAATACTTTCAAGAGGAGCAAGAAATTCCTTTTGCCGTTTGTATTCGGGGGATTTCTTATTGCTCCTATGCAGGATTAAAAGAAGTAGCCAAGATATTATTTTCACTTTATGAACAATACTTTCCTAGGAATCTTGTTTTAGTAGTCGTCTGTGAAAACGATATTGCGAAAGCACTCGGGCAATTGCTAGTGCTTCAATCTAAAAATAAAGTAGATATTATTTCGATTGATCAAGTTGTAGTCGAACAAGGTGACTACATTGATATAGGAGAAACCATCAATCAAAGTATGGTTCCGGTAGTCATCAAAACGCTGGCATTTATGAAAAATTAG
- a CDS encoding amidase, translating to MAVKKPTIEQLKRIAEKFDLDLTTNELSLYQELIEGTLESYHRLNQLVEPSLPVKYPRTPGYRPSAEENPYNAWYWKTSIKGNSTGKLTGKTIVLKDNISLAGVPMMNGSAILEGFVPDEDATIVTRILDAGGEIVGKAVCEDLCLSGGSHTSATGPVLNPHDPTRSSGGSSSGCAALVAAGEVDMAIGGDQGGSIRIPSSWSGVYGLKPTYGLVPYTGIFPIEQTIDHTGPIARTVEDVALLLEVIAGEDGLDPRQSGLEVKPYTKSLVGHAKDMKIGIVTEGFGWDGLSEEDVDHLVREAAYSLENSGATVEEVSIPMHRDGIHIWNGIGIEGLTSLMVKGNGMGTNWKGHYSTKLLDAYGKARKIRANEFSDTVKMTILLGQYMQDQYNGKYYAIAQNLARTLKQAYDHALKTYDVLIMPTTPMKATKIPSSDASKEEIITRALEMIYNTAPFNVTGHPAMNVPCGKSEGLPVGMMIVGRHGEDDMVLRVAHAFQSTHERVATI from the coding sequence ATGGCTGTTAAAAAACCAACGATTGAACAATTAAAAAGAATTGCAGAGAAGTTTGATCTTGACCTCACAACGAATGAATTATCTTTATATCAAGAATTAATAGAAGGGACACTTGAATCCTACCATCGTTTAAACCAGCTTGTAGAACCAAGTCTCCCAGTAAAATATCCACGCACTCCAGGGTATCGTCCAAGCGCTGAGGAAAACCCGTACAATGCATGGTATTGGAAAACTAGCATCAAAGGAAACAGCACAGGAAAATTAACGGGAAAAACAATTGTTCTAAAAGATAATATCAGTCTAGCAGGTGTTCCTATGATGAATGGTTCCGCTATCCTTGAAGGTTTTGTACCTGACGAAGACGCTACCATTGTAACTAGGATACTGGATGCTGGCGGAGAAATTGTAGGCAAAGCGGTTTGCGAGGATTTGTGCCTATCTGGAGGCAGTCACACTTCTGCAACAGGCCCCGTTTTAAATCCACACGACCCTACCAGATCATCAGGTGGTTCTTCTAGTGGCTGTGCAGCATTGGTCGCTGCTGGTGAAGTGGACATGGCAATCGGCGGTGACCAAGGAGGATCTATTCGAATTCCGAGCTCCTGGTCTGGTGTATATGGTCTTAAGCCTACATACGGACTTGTTCCTTATACCGGGATTTTTCCGATTGAACAGACGATCGATCACACTGGCCCTATTGCGAGAACGGTGGAGGATGTTGCCTTATTGCTTGAAGTGATCGCGGGGGAAGATGGATTAGATCCAAGGCAGTCCGGTTTAGAAGTGAAACCATACACAAAATCACTTGTTGGTCATGCGAAGGATATGAAAATCGGAATCGTAACGGAAGGCTTTGGCTGGGACGGGCTGTCCGAGGAAGATGTGGATCATTTAGTAAGAGAAGCCGCGTATTCTTTGGAAAACAGTGGAGCAACAGTGGAAGAAGTATCGATTCCCATGCATCGGGATGGCATTCACATCTGGAACGGGATTGGCATAGAGGGGCTTACTTCCTTAATGGTCAAAGGCAATGGCATGGGAACGAATTGGAAGGGACATTATAGTACGAAACTTCTTGATGCCTATGGGAAAGCACGCAAAATACGAGCCAATGAATTTTCCGATACAGTGAAAATGACAATCTTGCTTGGACAGTATATGCAGGATCAATATAACGGGAAATATTACGCGATCGCACAAAATCTGGCTCGAACATTAAAACAAGCCTATGATCATGCACTAAAAACATATGATGTGCTGATTATGCCAACAACACCGATGAAGGCGACAAAAATTCCTTCTTCCGATGCTTCAAAGGAAGAAATTATAACGAGAGCTTTAGAAATGATTTATAATACTGCACCATTCAATGTTACAGGACACCCAGCCATGAACGTCCCGTGCGGAAAATCCGAAGGGCTGCCTGTCGGGATGATGATCGTTGGAAGACATGGCGAAGATGACATGGTTTTGCGTGTTGCTCATGCCTTTCAGTCGACACATGAACGTGTTGCTACAATATAA